One region of Scophthalmus maximus strain ysfricsl-2021 chromosome 15, ASM2237912v1, whole genome shotgun sequence genomic DNA includes:
- the bahd1 gene encoding bromo adjacent homology domain-containing 1 protein — protein MKKRWCICSRTETMAKAQRSQPVKCGQPQKEKGGKEKGGGVKKGKERKNELKGKKKNDKKESHRSRKKTLAVGDGDALDCCVLLTRLEEKGVEGQERYAPKAGKQKGVKGKKKLHSSSIQRRTKSGLKKTSTANQQALEPNINPSEALLVLPTPFLEPRRRRMASLNAEAVNSLLLYRDHSATSNITKKQQASQEHPAKDSLTKTEHRDHKTKKVSSGGKAALKEKPKKQKRSSVEALNIDWLSLLTPTPRRQAGLTAAALLKLTSAPYGTKRQKKSETKAASGSEAAATTQDEISGKASSGGTMQTKRTMHPKREEQLKHRQQGTDDPVHSQLGPNTQGCCSLCKTEALDPEWKDATGGQECLRHALHCGSALGFSLKTIKEEQVETKVSSCYCCSQERCVEYCHRLALFLEDKTFKEPKDGPLSDVFHHHHHHHHHLHHHLQSPHSVAHPAAITISPHTYTCFPGYYVHFSHPDTSRSPVSPLALCPGSGKRPTLLPSTGPQPSGISHPVYCCTSVEACCGKPCGINSYSAYTSVIPAITRGGCSFSPADCTNCNHGIKRDDYSSTPSDHHSPSSVPISPSPRTLTGCPVPTVPPAGQSVPHVQTPLSDPSEPQPPLQVAKECPQSAKPPSGSRSGVRGDGSIRSAVCPLNRDKKQKLSSAGVRERSVAKQPKNGRQKTTNGWRPVGAPFQKDVFSVGEEALVLRKCFEGVQRDGELIRVRDTVLLKSGPRKKSLPYVAKISSLWEEPESGELMMSLFWYYRPEHTQGGRNPSTHCENEIFASRHQDVNSVACIEDKCYVLTLAQYCRFCALVKRRREGVRDSAASLVVPPIVGNAMPTHHCVPDDIDPELVFFSRHVYDFRYGRLLKNLQ, from the exons ATGAAGAAGAGGTGGTGTATCTGCTCCCGGACTGAGACCATGGCGAAAGCTCAGCGGAGCCAGCCAGTGAAATGTGGGCAGCCCCAGAAGGAGAAGGGAGGCAAGGAAAAAGGAGGTGGTgtgaaaaaggggaaagagagaaagaatgagctgaaagggaagaaaaagaatgacAAGAAAGAGTCACACCGAAGTAGGAAGAAGACGCTGGCTGTGGGCGATGGAGATGCACTGGACTGCTGCGTCCTGCTCACCCGTCTGGAGGAGAAAGGAGTTGAGGGTCAAGAAAGGTATGCACCAAAAGCTGGGAAACAAAAGGGTGTAAAAGGCAAAAAGAAGCTGCACTCCAGCTCCATTCAAAGACGGACCAAATCTGGACTAAAGAAAACTTCCACAGCCAATCAGCAAGCACTGGAACCAAATATCAACCCATCTGAAGCCTTACTCGTGTTGCCCACACCTTTCCTTGAGCCCCGCAGGCGGAGAATGGCCTCTCTTAATGCTGAGGCTGTCAACAGCCTGCTGCTCTACAGAGACCATTCTGCAACGTCAAATATCACGAAGAAACAACAGGCTTCTCAAGAACATCCAGCTAAAGATAGTCTCACTAAAACTGAACATAGAGATCATAAAACCAAAAAGGTTTCTTCAGGAGGGAAAGCAgcactgaaagaaaaacctAAAAAACAGAAGCGCTCGTCAGTGGAAGCTCTGAACATCGACTGGCTGAGTTTGCTCACGCCAACCCCTCGGCGTCAGGCAGGCCTCACTGCTGCAGCACTGCTCAAACTCACCAGTGCCCCGTATGGAACCAAACGGCAAAAGAAGTCGGAGACCAAGGCGGCGAGCGGAAGTGAAGCAGCAGCCACGACTCAGGATGAGATTAGCGGCAAAGCCTCTAGTGGAGGAACAATGCAGACCAAAAGAACAATGCATCCCAAACGCGAGGAGCAACTAAAGCACAGGCAACAGGGTACAGACGATCCGGTCCACTCCCAGCTGGGCCCTAACACCCAGGGATGCTGTAGTTTATGTAAAACAGAGGCTTTGGATCCCGAGTGGAAGGACGCCACAGGGGGGCAGGAGTGTCTCAGACACGCTCTCCACTGCGGCTCTGCACTGGGATTCTCcttaaaaacaatcaaagaggagcaggtggagaccAAGGTGTCTTCCTGCTACTGCTGCTCCCAGGAGAGGTGTGTGGAGTACTGTCACCGACTCGCCCTCTTCCTGGAGGACAAGACCTTCAAGGAACCGAAGGACGGCCCGCTGTCCGACGTgttccaccaccaccatcaccaccaccatcatctccatcaccATCTTCAGTCGCCTCATTCTGTAGCCCACCCAGCAGCCATAACCATCAGCCCGCACACGTACACCTGTTTCCCCGGCTACTACGTCCACTTCAGCCACCCGGACACCTCCCGCTCACCTGTGTCACCCCTCGCTTTATGCCCAGGGAGTGGCAAGAGACCCACACTACTCCCCAGCACAGGTCCGCAGCCCTCAGGGATTAGCCATCCGGTTTATTGTTGCACATCAGTGGAGGCATGCTGCGGGAAACCCTGCGGGATCAACAGCTACTCTGCTTACACCAGTGTGATTCCAGCCATCACCAGAGGAGGGTGCTCCTTCAGCCCTGCAGACTGCACAAACTGTAACCATGGCATCAAAAGAG ATGACTACTCGTCGACCCCCAGTGACCATCACAgcccctcctccgtccccaTCTCCCCCAGCCCCAGAACCCTCACTGGCTGCCCCGTTCCCACTGTGCCTCCAGCCGGCCAATCAGTGCCCCATGTTCAGACGCCGCTGTCCGACCCCAGCGAGCCGCAGCCTCCGCTGCAGGTGGCGAAGGAGTGTCCGCAGAGTGCCAAGCCGCCCAGCGGGTCGAGGTCTGGCGTACGTGGCGACGGCAGCATCAGATCGGCTGTCTGCCCTCTCAACAGGGACAAGAAACAGAAGCTCAGCTCTGCCGGTGTCAGAGAGCGATCGGTTGCCAAGCAGCCGAAGAATGGCCGCCAAAAAACCACCAACGGCTGGCGGCCAGTTGGCGCGCCCTTTCAGAAGGATGTTTTCTCTGTG GGAGAGGAGGCCCTTGTGCTGAGGAAGTGTTTTGAGGGAGTCCAGAGGGATGGGGAGCTGATTCGGGTCAGAGACACTGTTCTGCTGAAATCTGGGCCGAGGAAGAAGTCTCTGCCTTACGTTGCCAAGATCTCCTCACTGTGGGAAGAGCCAGAGTCAG GAGAGCTGATGATGAGTTTGTTTTGGTACTACCgtccagaacacacacaggggggaCGCAACCCCAGCACACATTGTGAG AATGAGATCTTTGCGTCTCGTCACCAGGATGTAAACAGCGTGGCCTGTATTGAAGACAAATGCTATGTCCTAACATTGGCTCAGTATTGTCG ATTTTGTGCCTTGGTAAAACGCCGCAGGGAAGGTGTACGTGACAGTGCCGCCTCCCTCGTGGTGCCACCCATTGTTGGCAACGCCATGCCCACCCACCACTGTGTGCCCGATGACATCGACCCCGAGCTGGTGTTTTTCAGTCGACACGTCTATGACTTCCGCTATGGGCGCCTGCTGAAGAACCTGCAGTAG